A window of Ignavibacterium sp. contains these coding sequences:
- a CDS encoding acyltransferase has protein sequence MEKKNINNVKLGENVKIFDFVNLYGCTIGDNTKIGTFVEIQKNATIGKNCKISSHTFICEGVHIGDGVFVGHNVTFINDKLPRAVNPDGSMQTEADWKLEETFVKNGASIGSSATIMCGVTIGENAIVGAGAVVTKDVPPNTVVAGVPAKVIKKLS, from the coding sequence GTGGAGAAAAAAAATATCAATAATGTAAAACTTGGGGAAAATGTTAAAATATTCGATTTCGTAAATCTTTATGGTTGTACCATTGGAGATAATACAAAGATTGGAACTTTTGTAGAAATACAGAAGAATGCAACCATAGGTAAAAACTGTAAGATTTCTTCTCACACTTTTATTTGCGAAGGAGTTCACATTGGTGATGGGGTTTTCGTTGGGCACAATGTTACTTTCATCAATGATAAACTTCCTCGTGCAGTAAATCCTGATGGCTCAATGCAAACCGAAGCCGATTGGAAACTTGAAGAAACTTTCGTTAAAAACGGTGCTTCAATTGGTTCATCGGCTACAATTATGTGCGGTGTAACGATAGGAGAGAATGCCATTGTTGGTGCAGGTGCAGTGGTAACTAAGGATGTTCCACCAAATACGGTTGTTGCGGGAGTTCCTGCAAAAGTAATTAAGAAATTAAGTTAG
- a CDS encoding Gfo/Idh/MocA family oxidoreductase → MKVGIIGLGYWGPNLLRNFLAQPDVEKVIGCDLNPSRIKASKPKFPNAYFTEDYDQVLKGDIDLVVIATPVATHYPLAKTALENGKHIWVEKPFTASVGEAVDLIETAERKNLKIFVDHTFIYNGAVIKLKELVDKGELGNILYFDSERINLGLFQKDVNVVWDLAPHDLSIMLHLMNHQKPKAITATGIANFNGMENLAHICVYFENNCFAHFHVNWTSPVKIRRMIVGGDKKMVVYDDMENMEKIKVYDSGIDIKSTEKIHEALVQYRIGDMYSPKVIQVEALALAARECLDAIKENRLPKTNGYDGLEVVKILEASDRSIKNMGQIIELADLISA, encoded by the coding sequence ATGAAAGTTGGAATAATCGGACTTGGTTATTGGGGTCCAAATCTTTTAAGAAATTTTTTAGCGCAACCGGATGTTGAAAAAGTAATTGGGTGCGATTTGAATCCAAGCCGGATTAAAGCAAGTAAGCCGAAATTTCCCAATGCATATTTCACAGAAGATTATGACCAAGTATTAAAAGGTGATATTGATTTAGTAGTTATTGCAACTCCGGTAGCAACACATTATCCGCTTGCCAAAACAGCTCTTGAAAATGGTAAACACATCTGGGTCGAAAAACCTTTTACTGCATCTGTAGGTGAAGCTGTTGATTTAATTGAAACTGCCGAAAGAAAAAATCTTAAAATATTTGTTGATCATACATTTATATATAATGGTGCAGTAATTAAATTAAAAGAACTTGTTGATAAAGGTGAGCTTGGTAATATACTCTATTTTGATTCTGAGAGAATTAATCTGGGATTATTCCAAAAAGATGTGAATGTTGTTTGGGATCTTGCACCGCACGACCTTTCAATTATGCTTCATCTAATGAATCATCAAAAACCAAAGGCAATTACAGCAACCGGAATAGCTAATTTCAATGGAATGGAAAATCTTGCGCACATTTGTGTTTACTTCGAGAATAATTGCTTTGCACATTTCCATGTCAATTGGACTTCACCTGTTAAAATTAGAAGGATGATTGTTGGTGGAGATAAGAAAATGGTAGTTTATGATGATATGGAGAACATGGAAAAGATTAAAGTTTATGACAGTGGTATTGATATTAAATCAACAGAAAAAATTCATGAAGCATTAGTGCAGTACAGAATTGGTGATATGTATTCACCAAAAGTAATTCAGGTTGAAGCTCTTGCACTTGCTGCCAGAGAATGTCTAGATGCTATTAAAGAAAACCGTTTACCAAAAACAAATGGCTACGATGGTCTGGAAGTGGTAAAAATTCTTGAAGCAAGTGACAGATCAATAAAAAATATGGGTCAGATTATTGAATTAGCTGATTTAATTTCAGCATAA
- a CDS encoding sugar transferase, with product MQKLLNYKNVYSIVDTVILTFSFFISVYLLRNDSSKSIIEFYASHPFVIPLIFLVVSFIILVFQYNGLYMIDVILKRTNHFAALLKAVYFSALTIVLFSMALDFYGLTDSRLLIFIFLLISIPLFISIRVFLLRQFYIELSKAGLRKNVLIVGDGEAGKLLATKLIYENPIGLNVVGFVNDQKKIGEFIINDLRNFGRLSDLPYLIKELKIDELIVAMDEDEDYDKVFSTIDYCKTLDVKVSITSEIFDVITERIKTEKYIDIPVISVDPKYNDSFTLTLKRFFDIAFAIIGLILLSPVMITIAILVKLSSPGPVFYKQKRIGLYGREFDFYKFRSMKPVDGEDEERKKKMIEFMKKGQTGGKDLKVVNEDRITWIGRFIRKTSLDELPQLFNVIKGDMSLVGPRPCLPYEFENYTEWQKRRVNVMPGCTGVWQVWGRSQVSFDDSVVMDIYYINNMSPWLDLQLIFQTIPVMLFSRGAR from the coding sequence ATGCAAAAATTACTTAATTACAAAAATGTTTATTCGATTGTTGATACAGTAATTCTGACATTTTCATTTTTCATTTCGGTTTATTTGTTAAGAAACGATTCCTCAAAATCAATCATTGAGTTTTATGCAAGTCATCCGTTTGTAATCCCTCTGATTTTCCTGGTAGTTTCATTTATAATTCTTGTTTTTCAGTATAACGGCTTATATATGATTGATGTGATTCTAAAAAGAACAAATCATTTTGCTGCATTGCTGAAAGCTGTTTATTTCAGTGCTCTTACTATTGTGCTGTTTTCTATGGCATTGGATTTTTATGGACTAACAGACTCAAGATTACTGATTTTTATCTTTTTGTTAATAAGTATTCCTTTGTTTATCTCTATCAGAGTATTTTTATTAAGACAGTTCTACATTGAATTAAGTAAAGCAGGTTTAAGAAAAAATGTTCTGATTGTTGGTGATGGAGAAGCTGGAAAACTTCTGGCTACAAAACTCATTTATGAGAACCCAATTGGATTGAATGTAGTAGGATTTGTAAATGATCAGAAAAAAATAGGTGAGTTCATTATAAATGATCTTAGAAATTTTGGCCGGCTTTCAGATCTTCCTTATCTGATTAAAGAATTAAAAATAGATGAACTGATTGTTGCGATGGATGAAGATGAAGATTATGACAAAGTTTTCAGCACGATTGATTATTGTAAAACTCTCGATGTTAAAGTTAGTATTACTTCTGAAATTTTTGATGTAATAACAGAAAGAATAAAGACAGAGAAGTACATTGATATTCCCGTAATATCTGTAGATCCAAAATACAATGATTCTTTTACTCTTACATTAAAGCGATTTTTCGATATTGCATTTGCAATAATTGGATTGATACTTCTTTCCCCTGTAATGATAACTATTGCAATTCTTGTAAAATTATCATCACCTGGTCCAGTTTTTTATAAACAAAAGCGTATAGGCCTTTACGGAAGAGAATTTGATTTTTATAAATTCAGATCAATGAAACCTGTTGATGGCGAGGATGAAGAACGAAAGAAGAAAATGATTGAGTTTATGAAAAAAGGTCAAACAGGTGGAAAGGATTTGAAGGTTGTTAATGAAGACAGAATTACCTGGATTGGACGATTTATAAGGAAAACTTCTCTTGATGAATTACCACAGCTTTTCAATGTTATTAAAGGAGATATGAGTTTAGTTGGTCCTCGTCCCTGTCTCCCTTATGAATTTGAAAACTATACTGAATGGCAGAAGCGAAGAGTTAATGTAATGCCTGGTTGTACTGGTGTATGGCAGGTTTGGGGAAGAAGTCAGGTTTCTTTCGATGACAGCGTTGTGATGGATATTTATTATATAAACAACATGTCACCCTGGCTTGACTTACAATTAATTTTTCAAACAATTCCTGTTATGCTCTTTTCAAGAGGAGCCAGATAA
- a CDS encoding DegT/DnrJ/EryC1/StrS family aminotransferase, protein MQVPFLDLKAQYNSIKKEVNEAIQEVLDNTAYILGNSVKNFEKEFAKAHNVKHCVGLSSGTDGNHLALWALGIKPGDEVIIPANTFIATAWGATLCGAKPVFVDCDSDSYNIDPKKVEAVISPRTKAIVAVHLYGQPADMDPLREIANAKNIHLVEDCAQSHLAEYKGKKTGGLSEAASFSFYPGKNLGAYGEAGAICTNDDELADYFVKLREHGQSKKYYHQTYGHNYRMEGIQGAVLGVKLKYLPKWTEGRRDVAKKYREHLGEFDKIKLPTEMSYAKHVYHLYVIQVQAASDVKKNSELRDKLKDYLQEKGIATGLHYPVPLHLQECFKDLGYKEGDFPETEKLAFTGLSLPMFPELTDDQIKYVADSIKEFFLKN, encoded by the coding sequence ATGCAAGTACCTTTTCTGGATTTAAAAGCTCAGTACAATAGTATTAAAAAAGAAGTTAATGAAGCAATCCAAGAAGTTTTGGATAATACTGCTTACATACTTGGTAATTCTGTTAAAAATTTTGAAAAAGAATTTGCCAAAGCACATAATGTTAAACATTGTGTTGGGTTAAGTTCAGGTACAGACGGAAATCATCTGGCACTATGGGCTTTGGGAATAAAACCGGGAGATGAAGTAATTATTCCTGCAAATACTTTTATCGCAACTGCCTGGGGTGCTACACTATGCGGTGCAAAACCTGTCTTTGTCGATTGTGATTCTGATAGTTATAATATTGATCCAAAGAAAGTTGAGGCAGTTATCTCTCCGCGAACGAAAGCAATAGTAGCGGTTCATCTTTATGGTCAGCCAGCAGATATGGACCCTTTAAGAGAGATTGCCAACGCAAAAAATATTCATCTGGTGGAAGATTGTGCGCAATCTCATCTTGCTGAATATAAAGGAAAGAAAACCGGTGGACTTTCTGAGGCAGCATCTTTCAGTTTTTATCCGGGGAAAAATCTTGGAGCTTATGGGGAAGCAGGTGCAATATGCACAAACGATGATGAGCTTGCAGATTATTTTGTGAAACTTAGAGAGCACGGGCAATCGAAGAAATATTATCATCAGACTTATGGACATAATTACCGAATGGAAGGTATTCAGGGTGCTGTGCTTGGAGTGAAACTTAAATACTTACCCAAGTGGACGGAAGGAAGAAGAGATGTTGCTAAAAAATACCGTGAACATTTGGGAGAATTTGATAAAATAAAACTGCCAACCGAGATGAGCTATGCTAAACATGTCTATCATCTTTATGTAATTCAGGTTCAGGCAGCATCAGATGTAAAGAAAAATTCGGAGTTGAGGGATAAACTAAAAGATTATTTACAGGAAAAGGGAATCGCTACAGGATTACATTATCCTGTTCCACTTCATCTACAGGAATGTTTCAAAGATTTAGGATATAAAGAAGGCGATTTTCCGGAAACTGAAAAGCTTGCATTCACTGGTCTTTCATTGCCAATGTTTCCTGAATTGACTGATGATCAGATTAAATATGTAGCAGACAGTATTAAGGAATTTTTCTTGAAGAATTGA
- a CDS encoding polysaccharide biosynthesis/export family protein, with translation MKNLFIVFVALILFNTNSYTQILNPGDGVRIIFYNINDNISGDYYIQQDGLLQLPFIGNIDTRNRDFKFIKNQIVTKYDSLYKNPELTVQPLLRINILGEVRNPGYYYVTDVEKITGILALAGGVTGAAASKEIYILRGEEEIELNVSELTAKGNTAADFGLRSGDRIFVPRSFWADASQYAIIFSGIAVLSTVIALLIR, from the coding sequence ATGAAAAATTTATTTATAGTGTTTGTCGCTTTAATATTATTCAATACGAATTCATATACTCAAATTCTTAACCCGGGTGACGGAGTAAGAATAATTTTCTACAATATTAATGATAATATATCAGGAGATTATTACATTCAGCAGGATGGTTTATTGCAGTTACCATTTATCGGAAACATTGATACAAGAAATCGTGATTTTAAGTTTATCAAAAATCAGATTGTAACAAAGTATGATTCACTTTATAAAAATCCGGAGCTAACGGTTCAGCCGTTGTTAAGAATTAATATTCTTGGCGAGGTGAGAAATCCCGGTTACTACTATGTAACTGATGTTGAAAAAATAACCGGAATTCTTGCTTTGGCTGGCGGCGTTACAGGTGCTGCAGCTTCAAAAGAAATTTATATCCTCAGGGGTGAAGAAGAAATTGAATTAAATGTTTCAGAATTAACAGCTAAAGGAAACACTGCAGCAGACTTTGGGCTTCGCTCGGGAGACAGAATTTTTGTACCAAGAAGTTTCTGGGCTGATGCATCTCAATACGCAATTATATTTTCCGGAATTGCTGTCCTTAGTACAGTAATAGCATTACTAATCAGATAA
- a CDS encoding polysaccharide biosynthesis tyrosine autokinase has product MEQNKNNEEYIPLRFSSKNVPKREKTLIEIFQIIARNKKILFATVGVFLVAALIYSFTATPIYETSATLKKEGNPNDRRLGSGTDISTLLSLQSTDEIETELELIKTFKVASEVAKELDLFVNVKEIKWNSNDKNYEVNKTFVEMSDPSFISKNSRKFRIPEKFKIKFNRTEDLISGDFSIVKKNVDKYELIDLLSGKKISESTIEKPKYDGISLLDTIPGFTIKRDTAAIFILPINEDVKIEFRWDQAPEKSELIFSINDINSIAMGVSGGIKVSRLGKTNIFNLGYSSRSAYAATVITNTFVNKYREARMEQKKETIRYSYNTVDKQLLEIQDKLREAEEILSNFKASGQIMTIDASSQNLIGYLSRLEAEKMNIDLQLSDYKNRVADLKSQINKTGYFDQSYLGPTTTADNSAFSELMRQLSTLELQRIELLQKRTENHPDVKAIDEQIQVVKEKLSSFNQNTITAYEILINTLEKKLLRINDMMSKYEAKLQSLPAQENKLAQILRQKATYEKIFTILLDQREAMRVAELSSPQDISIVDLAKMPNRPSWPKKQMIVMISILLGSFTGILIIFLLELRKSKFIILDELEEEFKIPILSLIPKLSKEVIKAVENNPEHKVALLTVQDDGLKETYRVLKTKLFQNINPETKLLMITSCEEDSGKTTVATNLAASLAQEGKRVLLIDCDLRKGDLSGLFGLSKETKGLLDYLLNDSPPKIYTRASKNIDIIPSGGLSSDSGTLLDSARMRLLFRSLDTTQYDLIIVDTPPVTRVVDPLVLSHSLHNAIVVVRPEHSLLETVRWGISELLNAKISVKGLVINAADIENSYYYKHRYGYGYGYGSKNGNGKAKDAKKIKQEFQLKFKDQLTHKN; this is encoded by the coding sequence ATGGAACAGAATAAAAATAACGAAGAATATATACCTCTCAGATTCAGCAGCAAAAATGTACCTAAGAGAGAGAAAACACTTATTGAAATATTTCAGATAATTGCAAGGAATAAAAAAATATTATTCGCCACCGTAGGCGTTTTCCTGGTTGCTGCATTAATCTACAGCTTTACAGCTACCCCGATTTATGAAACAAGTGCAACTTTAAAAAAAGAAGGAAATCCAAACGACAGAAGATTAGGCTCAGGAACAGACATATCAACACTTTTAAGTTTGCAATCAACGGATGAAATCGAAACCGAGCTTGAACTGATAAAAACATTTAAAGTTGCTTCAGAAGTAGCCAAAGAATTGGACCTTTTTGTAAATGTTAAAGAAATTAAATGGAACAGTAACGATAAAAATTATGAAGTAAATAAAACCTTTGTTGAAATGAGTGATCCATCATTCATATCAAAAAATTCAAGAAAATTCAGAATACCTGAAAAGTTTAAGATAAAATTCAATCGTACAGAGGATCTGATTAGTGGTGATTTCTCAATTGTAAAAAAGAATGTAGATAAATATGAACTAATTGATTTGTTAAGTGGTAAAAAGATTTCTGAAAGCACAATTGAAAAACCTAAGTATGATGGAATTTCTCTGCTTGATACTATACCCGGTTTTACAATCAAACGTGATACTGCTGCAATATTTATTCTACCAATAAATGAAGATGTTAAAATAGAATTCCGATGGGATCAGGCGCCGGAAAAAAGTGAACTGATATTCTCAATAAATGATATAAATAGCATAGCAATGGGTGTTTCTGGTGGTATTAAAGTTTCAAGGTTGGGAAAGACAAATATTTTTAATTTGGGATATTCCAGCAGATCTGCATATGCGGCTACTGTTATTACTAATACTTTTGTAAATAAATACCGGGAAGCACGAATGGAGCAGAAAAAAGAAACCATTCGTTATAGTTATAATACTGTTGATAAGCAACTTTTGGAGATTCAGGATAAATTACGAGAAGCAGAGGAAATTTTAAGTAACTTTAAAGCCAGTGGACAAATAATGACCATTGATGCGAGTTCACAAAACTTAATTGGTTATCTTAGCAGGCTTGAAGCAGAAAAAATGAATATAGACTTACAGCTTTCCGATTATAAAAACCGGGTTGCTGACTTAAAGAGCCAAATAAATAAGACTGGATATTTTGACCAAAGTTATTTAGGTCCAACTACAACAGCAGATAATAGTGCTTTCAGCGAGTTAATGCGTCAGCTTTCTACATTAGAACTTCAGAGGATTGAATTACTACAAAAAAGAACTGAAAACCATCCGGATGTTAAAGCTATTGATGAGCAAATTCAGGTAGTAAAAGAAAAACTCTCCAGTTTCAATCAAAATACTATTACCGCATATGAAATTCTTATAAATACTTTAGAAAAAAAGTTACTTAGAATTAATGATATGATGTCGAAATATGAAGCTAAATTACAGAGTTTACCGGCTCAGGAAAATAAGCTTGCACAAATCTTAAGACAAAAAGCTACTTACGAAAAAATATTTACTATTCTGCTTGATCAAAGAGAAGCAATGCGTGTTGCTGAACTTTCTAGTCCGCAGGATATTTCTATAGTTGATCTTGCAAAAATGCCGAACAGACCTTCGTGGCCTAAAAAACAAATGATTGTTATGATAAGTATCTTACTTGGAAGTTTTACCGGAATACTTATTATTTTTCTACTTGAACTGAGAAAATCTAAATTTATCATTCTCGACGAACTTGAAGAAGAATTTAAGATTCCAATTCTTTCCTTAATACCAAAGCTTTCTAAGGAAGTTATTAAAGCAGTTGAAAATAATCCCGAACATAAAGTTGCTTTACTCACTGTTCAGGATGATGGATTGAAGGAAACTTATCGTGTACTAAAAACAAAATTATTCCAGAACATTAATCCCGAAACCAAATTGTTAATGATAACCAGTTGTGAAGAAGATTCGGGTAAAACCACTGTGGCTACAAACCTGGCGGCATCTTTAGCGCAAGAAGGCAAAAGAGTTCTTCTTATCGACTGCGATTTAAGAAAAGGTGATCTCTCTGGATTGTTTGGACTCAGTAAAGAAACAAAAGGGTTACTGGATTATTTACTCAACGATAGTCCACCTAAAATTTATACCCGAGCTTCAAAGAATATTGATATAATTCCCTCAGGTGGCTTAAGCTCTGATTCCGGCACATTGCTCGATTCAGCCAGAATGAGATTACTCTTCAGGTCACTTGATACAACACAGTATGATTTAATAATTGTTGATACACCACCAGTAACCCGAGTTGTCGATCCTCTGGTATTATCACATTCCTTGCATAATGCAATTGTGGTGGTGAGACCTGAACATTCCCTTTTAGAAACTGTTCGCTGGGGAATATCCGAATTGCTAAATGCTAAAATCAGTGTTAAAGGATTAGTAATTAACGCTGCAGATATAGAAAATTCCTATTACTATAAGCATCGTTATGGTTATGGTTATGGTTATGGAAGCAAAAATGGAAATGGCAAAGCAAAAGATGCAAAAAAGATTAAGCAGGAATTTCAACTGAAGTTTAAAGATCAGCTTACGCATAAGAATTAA
- a CDS encoding GNAT family N-acetyltransferase: MSDYIIKIINPSDYTGWNSEILKFDHYSFFHSSEWSRILTDTYHYKPVYFSLIRNNRICSVVPAMEIKSKLTGKRIVSLPFSDFCEPLFNSIEESETLKEKIFEYCENNHLKFIEFRTSETRFPFETGQFRTDLRHILNLVPDKNELKKNLSDNTKRNIKSAIKEGIIIKEENSEAALKTFYKLQCITRKKHGLPPQPESFFDNIYKHILSQSKGTMFFAYLNGKPIASLMFFTFGEKALYKFGASLNQSLPKGANHLLMWEAIEKYSSLGFKEFDFGRTETNHEGLRRYKLGFGADEMIIYTTRYDIRTKSFIQPETRTTGIHNKIFGKLPLPVLKVIGNTFYKYMG; the protein is encoded by the coding sequence TTGTCCGATTATATAATTAAAATTATAAATCCATCTGATTATACAGGTTGGAATTCTGAAATTCTGAAGTTTGATCATTACTCATTTTTTCATTCTTCTGAATGGTCCAGAATTCTGACAGATACCTATCATTATAAACCAGTTTATTTCAGTTTAATCAGAAATAACAGGATTTGTTCCGTAGTACCTGCTATGGAAATTAAAAGTAAATTAACCGGAAAAAGAATTGTTTCACTCCCCTTCAGTGATTTCTGTGAGCCATTGTTTAATTCAATTGAGGAATCCGAAACACTTAAAGAAAAAATTTTTGAGTATTGTGAAAACAATCATCTGAAATTTATTGAGTTTCGTACTTCAGAGACCAGATTCCCTTTTGAAACCGGGCAATTCAGAACTGACTTACGACACATCTTAAATCTTGTCCCTGATAAAAATGAATTAAAGAAAAACTTATCGGATAATACAAAAAGAAATATTAAAAGTGCCATCAAAGAAGGGATTATCATTAAAGAAGAAAATTCAGAAGCAGCATTAAAAACCTTTTACAAGCTACAGTGTATAACACGAAAAAAACATGGATTACCCCCTCAACCTGAATCATTCTTTGATAATATTTACAAACATATACTATCTCAGAGTAAAGGGACAATGTTTTTCGCTTATCTCAATGGGAAGCCAATTGCCTCTCTTATGTTTTTCACTTTCGGTGAAAAAGCTTTATATAAATTCGGAGCTTCTTTAAATCAGAGTTTACCAAAAGGTGCAAATCATTTGCTGATGTGGGAAGCTATTGAAAAGTATTCCTCTCTTGGATTTAAAGAATTTGATTTCGGAAGAACAGAAACTAATCACGAAGGATTACGAAGATATAAACTTGGTTTTGGTGCCGATGAGATGATTATTTATACGACACGATATGATATAAGAACCAAAAGTTTCATTCAACCTGAGACCAGGACTACCGGCATACATAATAAAATTTTTGGGAAACTGCCACTTCCTGTTCTTAAGGTTATAGGAAATACTTTTTATAAGTATATGGGTTGA
- a CDS encoding GNAT family N-acetyltransferase — MNFSVTNNLEDERILNFILSDNRATIYHHPAWLKAISDGINKEGRYLLISENQTIKGLIPFIIYHNKFVSLPFTTHCTPLLPEDIIFEDLILQINQLFNKVKGFKFTFREENLSIPYQSVSDYYSHRIQLENDVDKMFNSFLNRKIRRFIKRSNENGFILKLGKDEKDLQTFYKLECKLRKSLGLPPAPYKFFISLWKNLFPKDLMILPIVIKDSIPVAASIVLKFKKEVIIEYTALDKKFINIYPNHFLHWEIIKKSINEYRADTLDMGRTDKRQSGLIFFKESWNANRTNLIEVTNSKDKCLKQSFIYSCFRKINKLFPEKLLILEGKLLFKHFE; from the coding sequence ATGAATTTTTCAGTTACAAATAATTTGGAAGACGAAAGAATTCTTAATTTTATATTAAGCGATAACAGAGCTACCATATATCATCATCCTGCCTGGTTAAAAGCAATTTCAGATGGGATAAATAAGGAAGGCAGATATCTTTTAATTTCAGAGAATCAAACTATAAAGGGACTGATCCCATTCATAATTTATCATAATAAATTCGTGTCACTACCTTTCACAACACATTGTACACCTCTATTACCTGAAGATATTATATTTGAGGATTTAATTTTACAGATAAATCAATTATTTAATAAAGTTAAAGGTTTTAAATTCACCTTCCGAGAAGAAAATTTGTCAATTCCATATCAATCAGTTTCTGACTATTATTCTCATAGAATTCAGCTGGAGAACGATGTCGACAAAATGTTTAATTCTTTCCTAAATCGAAAAATCAGAAGATTCATAAAAAGATCTAATGAAAATGGCTTTATCTTAAAATTGGGTAAAGATGAAAAAGATCTTCAAACATTTTATAAACTGGAGTGTAAACTTCGCAAAAGCTTAGGATTACCCCCAGCACCATATAAGTTTTTCATAAGTTTATGGAAGAATTTATTTCCAAAAGATTTAATGATACTGCCAATAGTCATAAAAGACTCAATCCCGGTAGCGGCATCTATTGTATTAAAATTTAAAAAGGAAGTGATTATTGAATACACTGCATTGGATAAAAAATTTATAAACATTTATCCGAACCATTTTCTTCACTGGGAAATAATTAAAAAATCAATCAATGAATATCGCGCAGATACGCTTGATATGGGTAGAACAGATAAAAGGCAAAGTGGTTTAATATTCTTCAAAGAGAGCTGGAATGCAAACCGAACTAATTTAATCGAAGTTACAAACTCTAAAGATAAATGCTTAAAACAATCTTTCATTTATTCTTGTTTCAGAAAAATTAATAAACTTTTTCCCGAGAAATTACTAATTCTTGAAGGGAAGCTATTATTCAAACACTTTGAATAA
- a CDS encoding sugar-transfer associated ATP-grasp domain-containing protein, whose protein sequence is MNFSFYKIFFNLLSLFEFLKKEKLFGRRNFSLKKLKLLSKGFYSLGQVPFDFKNYKYSDFISDLENIKLSYLNYPYGRLLRDKLVFSLFFKNYCNVPEIYALISKGKINPVDKNFIQISLDLIIELLENNTLIMKPRFGTSGQGIIKIEKINHNFYKLNQTIIDINYLKDFIGSLDDYIVVRFIKQGNFAERFFAESTNTIRITTFSDPNSFKGKILYALMRFGTKKSIPVDNVGSGGIYATIDIETGKLDTAIELFENGRFVCHTEHPETKVQIKDVQIPKWQEIKNNFIQLSTLISPYIKFAGWDIILTNDKYYLIEGNNGPDLYIQGPDKPLALDDSFINFLKTNDVRN, encoded by the coding sequence ATGAATTTTTCGTTTTATAAAATCTTTTTTAACCTTCTTAGTCTTTTTGAATTTCTTAAAAAAGAAAAATTATTTGGAAGAAGAAATTTTTCGCTGAAAAAATTAAAATTGCTTTCTAAAGGATTTTATAGCTTAGGACAGGTTCCTTTTGACTTTAAAAATTACAAGTATTCTGATTTTATTAGCGACCTCGAGAATATCAAACTTTCTTATTTAAACTATCCTTATGGAAGACTTCTTAGAGATAAACTTGTTTTTTCACTATTCTTTAAAAACTATTGTAATGTACCAGAAATTTATGCACTTATTAGTAAAGGGAAAATTAACCCGGTTGATAAAAATTTTATTCAGATTTCACTCGATCTGATTATAGAGTTACTTGAGAATAATACTTTAATTATGAAGCCAAGATTTGGCACAAGTGGACAAGGAATAATAAAAATTGAAAAAATAAATCACAATTTTTATAAGCTTAACCAAACTATTATTGATATCAACTACCTCAAAGATTTTATCGGTTCACTGGATGACTACATAGTTGTTAGATTTATTAAACAGGGTAATTTTGCAGAAAGATTTTTTGCGGAATCAACTAATACCATAAGAATTACAACTTTTTCTGATCCTAACTCTTTTAAGGGAAAAATTTTATATGCATTAATGAGATTTGGTACTAAAAAATCGATTCCGGTTGACAATGTCGGCTCCGGAGGCATTTATGCCACAATTGATATTGAAACAGGTAAATTAGATACCGCTATTGAATTATTTGAAAATGGGAGATTCGTCTGTCATACAGAACATCCCGAGACAAAAGTTCAAATTAAGGATGTTCAAATACCTAAGTGGCAGGAAATTAAAAACAATTTTATTCAATTATCAACTTTGATTTCACCCTACATAAAATTTGCTGGTTGGGATATAATTCTGACCAATGATAAATATTACCTTATTGAAGGGAACAATGGACCAGATTTATATATCCAAGGTCCAGATAAACCATTAGCACTTGATGACTCTTTTATTAACTTTCTGAAAACCAATGATGTAAGGAATTAA